The DNA sequence CTTTCCAAGACGATCGCAAAGCCTTGCAACTTTGAGGCCTTATTCGATGCATCCGGAGATCTGTGGCCCGCCGATCACCGTAACCACGTTGAAGCAATGTTTTCCAACTCCAAATTAGCAGATGTGTTCAATGCGGTCCGGGACCATTTTTTGAAAACGCCGTCACCAACCACTCTTATCATGTTTGCAATTTATACCGGGCCCAACATTCCGGCTCCACTTCCCGATGCTGCATTCTCAATGAGCGCCCGTTATTACGGCGGACCGTGGACGATGTGGACGAGAGCGGAGGACGACGAAGCCAACACGCAATGGCACAAGAGATGTCTGCAGCTGCTTAAGCCGTTTGTCGCCGGGCATTACATCGGTGAAACGGACACAGTCACGTATCCACATCACGTTCAGGAATCGTACACCAAAAGTAATTGGAAACGCCTTCAAGATCTGCGGAAGAAATATGATCCGGATGGAATGTTCTTCAATTATTTCGATGGATTGAGCTGAGGGCAGATGGGAACCTTAATTGGTGTTCATTGTCTTACTTTTTCATGCGGCAAATTATGACACTGAAAACCTGCTCCAGCACAGGCCAAGGTACAGAAAGAAAATTGTTAGTTCCAAAGTAAAGGCTTAGGTACAAAATTTTGCATTAGACGCCATCATGCGGCTCCTGTCGGCATTTCACGTCCGGGGAGTCAAGGAGTCAAACAGAGATATAGGCGGACGGGGGAGTTGTTGAGACAGAACCCTGTCGGAACCGACTAGCCTGAACTCTGTTAGACCATCAATTTCCTGCATGAGATAGTGAGAAACAGTATGGTAAAGGTGGATCATGGCCGGCGCACCTCTCTCTGGTCGTCCAAGAACCATCTCTGTCACACAACGAAGTGCATCCCAGCGCAATCTTGTTTTGAGAGGAGGAACCGTCATGGCCGATGCTAGGTGTGCGATCCGAGGAACGTTCTTCGACTTCATCGACGACCCGTGGAAGAACATAGGGCACGAGCAGGACGCTGCACGCTTTATCCGAGATGGACTGCTCGTCGTCAAGGATGGAGTCGTCGAGGATTTTGGTACATTCGCCGACGTCTCGCGGCGCCATCCCGACGTCCCCGTCACCCACCTGCAAAATCGGCTCATCCTTCCTGGATTCATAGACGGACACATTCACTTTCCGCAAGTGCGCGTCCTCGGGGCGTACGGCAACCAACTTCTGGATTGGCTGCAAACCTGGATTTTTCCCGAAGAACTGAAGTACCGCGACCGCGACTACGCGCGCACCGCCGCAGGGCACTTCTTCGACGCTATGCTCGCAGGCGGCACGACGACGTGCCTGGCGTTCACCACCAGCAGCCCGGTCTCGACCGAGGAGTTCTTCGACGAGGCGACTCGGCGCAACATGCGCGTGATCGCGGGCCTGACCGGCATCGACCGTTTTGCACCCGACGACTTCGTCATCACACCGGATGAATTTTACCGCGAGTCCCAGCGCCTGATCGACCGCTATCACCGCAAGGGCCGCAACCTCTACGCCATCACCCCGCGCTTCGCTGTGGGCTGTACAGGAGAGATGATGGAGCGCTGCCGGCAGTTGAAGCAGGAGCACAAAGACTGCTGGGTCAATACGCACATCTCCGAGAACCCGTCTGAAATTCGTACAGCGCACTACCACTTCCCCGGTTGCGACGACTACACGCACGTCCACGAAAAACACGGGCTGCTGGGACCGAAGTTCGTTGCCGGCCACGGGGTCTGGCTCTCCAATGACGAATTTCGCCGCTTCTCTAAGGCGGGTGCGGCGATTGCTTTCTGCCCGCTGTCGAACCTGTTCCTCGGCAGCGGGCTCTTCCGCCTGGGCCGTGCCACAGACCCTGACTACCCCGTCCGCATCGCCGTGGGTTGCGACATGGGTGGCGGCAACGCATTCACCATCGTTCGCGTGCTCGAAGAGGCTTACAAGGTAGGCATGTGCAACAACACCATGCTCGACGGTTCCGTTAACCCGCGCGAGCAGGACCTGGCCGAGGCCGAGCGCAACAAACTATCGCCCTATCGAGCGTTTTACCTTGCCACCCTCGGCGGCGCCCGCGCCCTGTACCTCGACGACATGCTGGGCAATTTCGACAAGGGCAAGGAGGCCGATTTCGTCGCCATCGACTGGAACGCGGGTCAGCTCGCGATGCGCTGGCACCAGTCGCTCATCGTGGAAGGCGCCGGCCCGGAGACCATTGAGCAGGCGGCCCAGTTGCTGTTCGGCGTCATGACGGTCGGCGACGACCGCAACATCGACGAGACATGGGTCGCCGGAAAGCGCGCGTACAAGAAAGCCTCTGACCCAGCGCAAGCGTAGGGCCGCGGCCGCCGGACCGAGGCCCCAGCCTCTTTGCCGGCCG is a window from the Desulfomonile tiedjei genome containing:
- the guaD gene encoding guanine deaminase, coding for MADARCAIRGTFFDFIDDPWKNIGHEQDAARFIRDGLLVVKDGVVEDFGTFADVSRRHPDVPVTHLQNRLILPGFIDGHIHFPQVRVLGAYGNQLLDWLQTWIFPEELKYRDRDYARTAAGHFFDAMLAGGTTTCLAFTTSSPVSTEEFFDEATRRNMRVIAGLTGIDRFAPDDFVITPDEFYRESQRLIDRYHRKGRNLYAITPRFAVGCTGEMMERCRQLKQEHKDCWVNTHISENPSEIRTAHYHFPGCDDYTHVHEKHGLLGPKFVAGHGVWLSNDEFRRFSKAGAAIAFCPLSNLFLGSGLFRLGRATDPDYPVRIAVGCDMGGGNAFTIVRVLEEAYKVGMCNNTMLDGSVNPREQDLAEAERNKLSPYRAFYLATLGGARALYLDDMLGNFDKGKEADFVAIDWNAGQLAMRWHQSLIVEGAGPETIEQAAQLLFGVMTVGDDRNIDETWVAGKRAYKKASDPAQA